A window of the Terriglobia bacterium genome harbors these coding sequences:
- the carB gene encoding carbamoyl-phosphate synthase large subunit, which translates to MPKRTDISKVLIIGSGPIVIGQSAEFDYSGTQACKALKAEGYEVVLVNSNPATIMTDPEFADRTYIEPLTREYLEEIIRIESEMSGGRGFALLPTVGGQTALNLAVELADGRVLEKYNVELIGAKLEAIKKAEDRLLFKDAIAKIGLDVPKSALVNNLKDGLEFASKIGFPVIIRPSFTLGGTGGGIAFNREELLDILARGLDLSPVHEVLIEESVLGWKEYELEVMRDLADNVIIICSIENFDPMGVHTGDSITVAPAQTLTDREYQAMRDAAIAIIREIGVETGGSNIQFAVHPHTGRMVVIEMNPRVSRSSALASKATGFPIAKIAARLAVGYTLDEIPNDITKKTPACFEPTLDYVVVKIPKWQFEKFPGADESLGPQMKSVGEAMAIGRTFKEALLKGVRSLETGKKPGSEKIEPRILTQRLVTPHPERLAYLRYALRQGHTVKELAKMTSIDPWFLYQLKETVDMLMEVEKHPIESVPAEVVRDAKRMGVSDQRLAESWRLRNGHGAAEKVRHLRHKHGIKPVYKQVDTCAAEFESYTPYLYSTYEDESEAPPTTKKKIIILGSGPNRIGQGIEFDYCCCHAAFALREDGFETIMVNCNPETVSTDYDTSDRLYFEPLTLEDVLAVYEHEAAAGAPIGVIVQFGGQTPLNLALPLKAAGVPIIGTSPESIDLAEDRKRFGKLIEELDIPQPPGGTAASIEEAVAAANSVGYPVLLRPSYVLGGRAMAIVYDDESVVRYMKEAVEYSHERPVLIDHFLESATEVDVDCLSDGEDCVIAGIMQHIEEAGIHSGDSSCVLPSVDIPEPLMATMREYTFKLARALQVVGLMNIQFAIQKDTVYVLEVNPRASRTVPYVSKATGVPLAKIASRLMTGRKLRDFLPENVERTTDLGTGNCYYVKSPVFPWSKFPGVDTVLGPEMKSTGEVMGVADNFGEAFYKAQLAAGQTLPTAGTVFISVNDQEKPYAPEIAQRFLDLGFKIVATHGTAAVLENAKMVCERVYKVKEGRPNVVDLIKGDRIQFVINAPHGPDPYFDEKAIRRAAITHHIPTITTLAAARAAADGIAALQRGEITVRALQQLHAERSAATR; encoded by the coding sequence ATGCCCAAGCGCACTGACATCTCGAAAGTCCTGATCATCGGCTCTGGCCCCATCGTGATCGGCCAGTCGGCGGAATTCGATTATTCCGGGACACAGGCCTGCAAGGCGCTGAAGGCGGAAGGCTATGAGGTGGTGCTGGTGAACTCGAATCCGGCCACCATCATGACTGATCCCGAGTTCGCCGACCGCACCTACATCGAGCCGCTGACCCGCGAGTACCTGGAAGAGATCATCCGCATCGAGAGTGAGATGTCGGGCGGGCGAGGCTTCGCGCTGCTGCCCACGGTGGGCGGCCAGACCGCGCTCAACCTCGCAGTCGAACTCGCCGACGGACGCGTGCTGGAGAAGTACAACGTCGAGCTGATCGGCGCCAAGCTCGAAGCCATCAAGAAGGCCGAAGACCGCCTGCTGTTCAAGGACGCCATCGCCAAGATCGGCCTCGACGTGCCGAAATCCGCGCTGGTCAACAACCTCAAAGACGGCCTGGAGTTCGCCAGCAAGATCGGATTCCCGGTGATCATCCGGCCGTCGTTCACGCTGGGCGGCACCGGAGGCGGCATCGCCTTCAACCGGGAAGAGCTGCTCGACATCCTGGCGCGCGGCCTCGACCTCTCCCCCGTTCACGAAGTGCTGATCGAGGAATCGGTGCTGGGCTGGAAAGAGTACGAGCTGGAGGTCATGCGCGACCTCGCCGACAACGTCATCATCATCTGCTCGATCGAGAACTTCGACCCCATGGGCGTGCACACCGGCGACTCGATCACCGTGGCCCCCGCACAGACGCTGACTGACCGCGAGTACCAGGCGATGCGCGACGCCGCCATCGCCATCATCCGCGAGATCGGGGTCGAGACCGGCGGGTCGAACATCCAGTTCGCCGTGCACCCGCACACGGGGCGGATGGTGGTCATCGAAATGAACCCGCGTGTCTCGCGCAGCTCGGCGCTGGCGTCGAAGGCTACGGGCTTCCCCATCGCGAAAATCGCGGCGCGCCTGGCCGTGGGCTACACGCTCGACGAGATCCCCAACGACATCACCAAGAAGACGCCGGCCTGCTTCGAGCCCACGCTCGACTACGTGGTGGTCAAGATCCCCAAGTGGCAGTTCGAGAAATTCCCCGGCGCCGACGAGAGCCTCGGGCCGCAGATGAAGTCCGTCGGGGAGGCCATGGCCATCGGGCGAACCTTCAAGGAAGCGCTGCTCAAGGGCGTGCGCTCGCTGGAAACAGGGAAGAAACCGGGGTCGGAGAAGATCGAGCCGCGCATCCTGACGCAGCGCCTGGTCACGCCGCATCCCGAGCGTTTGGCCTACCTGCGCTACGCCTTGCGCCAGGGCCACACGGTCAAAGAGCTGGCCAAGATGACCTCCATCGATCCCTGGTTCCTCTATCAGCTCAAAGAAACCGTGGACATGCTGATGGAGGTCGAGAAGCACCCGATCGAATCGGTGCCCGCCGAAGTCGTGCGCGACGCCAAGCGCATGGGGGTCTCCGACCAGCGCCTCGCCGAATCGTGGCGCCTGCGCAATGGCCACGGCGCAGCCGAAAAGGTCCGCCACCTGCGCCACAAGCACGGCATCAAGCCGGTATACAAGCAGGTGGACACCTGCGCCGCCGAATTCGAGAGCTACACGCCATATCTTTACTCCACCTACGAGGACGAGTCCGAAGCGCCGCCAACGACGAAGAAGAAGATCATCATCCTGGGCTCGGGACCGAACCGTATCGGGCAGGGCATCGAGTTCGATTACTGCTGCTGCCATGCCGCGTTCGCGCTGCGCGAGGACGGCTTCGAGACCATCATGGTCAACTGCAACCCGGAGACGGTCTCGACCGATTACGACACCAGCGACCGCCTTTACTTTGAGCCGCTCACCCTGGAAGACGTGCTCGCCGTGTACGAACACGAAGCCGCTGCCGGCGCGCCGATCGGCGTGATCGTTCAGTTCGGCGGCCAGACGCCGCTGAATCTCGCGCTGCCGCTGAAAGCCGCCGGCGTGCCCATCATCGGGACCTCGCCCGAATCCATCGACCTGGCCGAGGACCGCAAGCGCTTCGGAAAGTTGATTGAAGAGCTCGATATCCCGCAGCCGCCGGGCGGAACGGCCGCCTCGATCGAAGAAGCGGTGGCCGCGGCGAACAGCGTTGGGTATCCCGTGCTGCTGCGCCCCAGCTACGTGCTCGGCGGACGCGCCATGGCCATTGTGTACGACGACGAGTCGGTCGTCCGCTATATGAAGGAGGCTGTCGAGTACTCCCACGAGCGCCCGGTGCTGATCGATCACTTCCTCGAATCCGCGACCGAAGTGGACGTGGACTGCCTTTCCGACGGCGAGGACTGCGTCATCGCCGGGATCATGCAGCACATCGAGGAAGCCGGAATCCACTCCGGCGACTCGTCTTGCGTGCTGCCGTCGGTGGACATCCCCGAGCCCCTGATGGCCACCATGCGCGAATACACCTTCAAGCTGGCGCGCGCGCTGCAGGTGGTCGGCCTGATGAACATCCAGTTCGCCATCCAGAAGGACACGGTGTACGTGCTCGAAGTGAACCCGCGCGCCTCGCGCACCGTGCCCTACGTGTCGAAAGCGACCGGCGTGCCGCTGGCCAAGATCGCCTCGCGCCTGATGACCGGCCGCAAGCTGCGCGACTTCCTGCCGGAGAACGTCGAGCGCACAACGGATCTGGGGACAGGGAACTGCTACTACGTGAAATCGCCGGTATTCCCCTGGTCGAAGTTTCCCGGAGTGGACACCGTGCTCGGCCCGGAGATGAAGTCCACCGGGGAAGTGATGGGTGTGGCCGACAACTTCGGCGAGGCTTTCTACAAGGCGCAACTCGCCGCCGGACAGACGTTGCCCACCGCGGGCACAGTGTTCATCAGCGTCAACGACCAGGAGAAGCCCTACGCGCCGGAGATCGCGCAGCGCTTCCTCGACCTCGGCTTCAAGATCGTCGCCACGCACGGCACCGCGGCCGTCCTGGAGAACGCGAAGATGGTTTGCGAGCGGGTCTACAAGGTGAAGGAAGGCCGTCCCAACGTGGTGGACCTGATCAAGGGCGACCGCATCCAGTTCGTCATCAACGCGCCGCACGGGCCCGATCCGTACTTCGACGAGAAAGCGATCCGCCGCGCCGCCATCACCCACCACATCCCGACCATCACCACGCTGGCCGCGGCGCGCGCCGCCGCCGACGGCATCGCCGCGCTGCAGCGCGGCGAGATCACCGTCCGTGCGCTCCAGCAGTTACACGCCGAGCGCAGCGCGGCCACGCGATAG
- the carA gene encoding glutamine-hydrolyzing carbamoyl-phosphate synthase small subunit, producing MQAILALEDGKIFRGKGYGAKGECYGEVVFNTSITGYQEIFTDPSYCGQIVVLTNPEIGNYGTNPDDNEATRPYIEGLVVREFSRVSSNWRSQEVADEYLEKYKIPVIADIDTRALVRHLRDHGCKRGVISSLESDAEKLIAKARSIPEMAGCDLAKVVSTKQRYLWELGERSHEPTEVVGVKDEPARFHVVAYDYGIKHNILRKLASEQCRVTVVPAETSAEDVLALNPDGVFLSNGPGDPEPCTYAQENIRRLMGRKPIFGICLGHQLIGLALGGKTYKLKFGHHGGNHPVKQLQTGKVEITAHNHNFAVDPDSLAESEVLKTHIDLNDSTLEGLRHRNLPLFSVQYHPEASPGPHDSHYLFKDFVKMMEEFKG from the coding sequence ATGCAAGCAATCCTTGCGCTGGAAGACGGAAAGATCTTCCGCGGCAAAGGTTACGGCGCTAAAGGCGAATGCTACGGGGAAGTCGTTTTTAATACTTCCATCACCGGCTACCAGGAAATCTTCACCGACCCTTCCTACTGCGGCCAGATCGTCGTCCTGACCAACCCGGAGATCGGCAATTACGGCACCAACCCCGACGACAACGAGGCCACGCGCCCGTACATCGAAGGCCTGGTGGTGCGCGAGTTTTCGCGGGTCAGCTCCAACTGGCGCTCGCAGGAAGTGGCGGACGAGTACCTGGAGAAATACAAGATCCCCGTCATCGCCGACATCGACACGCGCGCCCTGGTGCGCCATCTGCGCGACCACGGGTGCAAGCGTGGCGTCATCTCTTCGCTGGAAAGCGATGCCGAGAAGCTGATCGCCAAGGCGCGCTCCATCCCCGAGATGGCGGGTTGCGACCTGGCCAAAGTGGTCTCCACCAAGCAGCGGTATCTGTGGGAGCTGGGAGAGCGCTCGCACGAGCCGACCGAGGTGGTCGGAGTGAAAGACGAGCCCGCGCGCTTCCACGTGGTCGCCTACGACTACGGCATCAAGCACAACATCCTGCGCAAGCTGGCTTCGGAGCAGTGCCGCGTGACCGTTGTGCCGGCGGAGACGTCGGCGGAGGACGTGCTGGCGCTCAATCCCGACGGCGTCTTCCTCTCGAACGGCCCCGGTGACCCCGAGCCCTGCACCTACGCGCAGGAGAACATCCGCCGCCTGATGGGGCGCAAGCCCATCTTCGGCATCTGCCTGGGGCACCAGCTCATCGGCCTGGCGCTGGGCGGCAAGACCTACAAGCTCAAGTTCGGACACCACGGGGGCAACCACCCGGTGAAGCAGTTGCAGACGGGCAAGGTCGAGATCACGGCGCACAATCACAACTTCGCCGTGGATCCGGATTCGCTGGCCGAAAGCGAGGTCCTCAAGACGCACATCGACCTCAACGACTCCACGCTCGAGGGCCTGCGCCACCGCAACTTGCCCCTGTTCTCGGTGCAGTACCATCCCGAGGCCAGCCCTGGCCCGCACGATTCGCACTACCTGTTCAAAGATTTCGTGAAGATGATGGAGGAGTTCAAGGGGTGA
- a CDS encoding PilZ domain-containing protein codes for MARREQRERIVLPVKVHGSNARGEPFSEMACVTDISQSGARLEGIQCIVRVHEIITLEHNGQKAQFRVAWVGDRGTRMAGCAGLQSIHPMKNAFGMELPPPGPDTFDPSIPYLAPPGTTGVIDRRVLERREQQERRRHPRYKCTGSVEIRIAGTQFTTWAKISDICMGGCYVELTSPYPVDTALELVINVAEERVRTRAGVRSHHPGFGMGIAFVETAPEQIAVLKRVIEVLSGKTQPKPKVVPLAPPAVRTAGTPAEAALEAIVKWFGTRDTLTRADFLRVIERDVKKPTG; via the coding sequence ATGGCACGCCGAGAGCAACGCGAACGGATCGTGCTACCGGTGAAGGTACACGGCAGCAACGCACGGGGCGAGCCGTTCTCGGAGATGGCGTGCGTCACCGATATCAGCCAGAGCGGCGCCCGCCTCGAGGGCATCCAGTGCATCGTCCGCGTCCACGAGATCATCACGCTGGAGCACAACGGACAGAAGGCCCAGTTCCGCGTGGCGTGGGTCGGCGACCGCGGCACGCGCATGGCCGGATGCGCCGGCCTGCAAAGTATCCATCCCATGAAAAACGCCTTCGGGATGGAATTGCCGCCGCCGGGACCGGACACGTTCGATCCCTCCATTCCGTACTTGGCTCCGCCAGGTACCACCGGGGTGATCGACCGGCGTGTGCTGGAGCGGCGCGAGCAGCAGGAACGTCGCCGGCACCCACGGTACAAATGCACGGGCTCTGTGGAGATCCGCATCGCCGGGACACAGTTCACCACCTGGGCCAAGATCTCCGACATCTGCATGGGCGGCTGCTACGTGGAGCTGACATCGCCCTACCCTGTGGACACTGCCCTCGAACTGGTCATCAATGTGGCCGAGGAGCGGGTGCGGACGCGGGCCGGGGTGCGCTCGCATCATCCCGGCTTCGGTATGGGCATCGCGTTCGTGGAGACGGCGCCGGAGCAGATTGCCGTGCTGAAGCGCGTCATCGAAGTGCTTTCGGGAAAGACCCAACCCAAGCCGAAGGTCGTGCCTCTCGCTCCACCCGCCGTACGCACAGCGGGAACCCCAGCCGAGGCTGCACTGGAAGCCATCGTGAAATGGTTTGGCACACGGGACACGCTCACTCGCGCCGACTTCCTGCGGGTGATCGAGCGAGACGTGAAGAAGCCCACCGGATGA